TCTTTATCAAAGTATTCATTTTCTACTACTACATTATGATAAAGAGCATTCTAAAAATACTAGTGAGATACAAACTGTAGAAAATACATTATCTAACACCAACAGTGAGAAACATAAAGCCTTTTCAAGAAGTATGTCCGAGTGGCCACCTTCTATTATAGATATTCAAGCAATCTATACAATAGTTGGTCATGTTTTACAGCCTAGCCGAGATGAAAAAACAAAAGAACATATACAAGTACAAAATGGCCCTGACAAAAAGGACGAAAATGAATTACCAACTCAAATAGAAAAAGAACAAGCTAAAAATAGTGCCTTACATATCAAAAATGCGACCAATGAAACGAACAAATTAAATAATAGTTCAAATTTAGCAAATGTATTGGAGCAATTAGCCCCACAAATCGGACTTACAATGTTCGCTATATGTTTAATCGGTTCATTTATTTACACAAAATTAATTGCTAAACCTTTTCAATGTATGAACGAAGCATTGCAAGAGATTATGAGCCTTGATTTTTCAGATGAACAATCATTGAAAAAAAATGAGGATTTAGATTTACAAGCAATCGCCTCACAAGCACAAAATACTGTGAAGAACTTACATGAAACAAATAAAGAATTAAGGAATGAGCTGGAAATAGCTCATCAAGTAGAAGAAGATCGAAAAAAATTTATGTCTGTGATGTCTCATGAATTAAAAACACCAATCGCAGCTGTCATGGGGCAATTAGATGGAATGATTTACGGTATAGGCGCCTATAAAGATCGAGATAAATATTTAAGACGTTCCTATGAAATGATGCAAGACATTAACAAATTAACAGAAAAGATGTCAGAATTATCCAAGACAAATAATCCTCAATTCAATCCGCATTTAGAAATCATCTCATTATCATGTATGATTGAGGATATTATGAATAAAGTAGATTACTTTATTCACGTGAAACAATTAAAAGTTCAATCAAACATTAAACAAGATGTGCGAATTTTAGCCGATTACAAATTTATCAAAACTGCTATTTTTAACATTATCTCAAATGCAATTCATTATACAATTGATCATCAGCATATATATATAAAGCTTTATGAGAAATCGAATGGTTATGTATTAGAAGTATTAAATACAGGTGCACAAATTGAAGAAGAAAAATTAGCTCATTTATTTGAACCTTTCTATCGAGGAAATCCTAGTCAACACGGCTTAGTACAAGGAAGTGGACTCGGATTATACATTGTAAAACAAGTATTAGATAAACATAAGTTTCCTTACGGAATTCAGAATACACCCCAAGGTGTAAAATGCTCGATTGTTTTTCCAAAATTAATGTAAGCGATTGACTCTTCTTATACTTCCAAATACAATGTAAAATAGAATTTCATACCCAAACTCATACTTGCTTATGAGTGGCGGAATTTTGTAGAGTCTTTCAACTCTGTTTCGTTCGCCCGTTGTCCTTATTTGGACGGCGGGCGTTTTTTATTTGTTCCGATTCACACGAGAAAATAATTAGCAGAGATACAGTCTCCATACTAATTATATAAAGGAGGATTTTCATGGAGAAATTTAAGTTTTCATTATTAGTTTTATTCGGTGCTTGTAGCTATGGCGTACTTTCTACTATTTTTAAACTCGGCTTTATGAATGGGTTTTCAGCACATCAACTACTAGGGGGACAATACGTATTTGGATGGATTGGACTCCTTTTACTCGTTCTTTTCTTTTCACGTCATAAAGTATCCAAAAAACAACTCTTTTCCTTATTAATAGTCGGTACAACGATGAGTATGACCGGTATTTT
The DNA window shown above is from Bacillus clarus and carries:
- a CDS encoding sensor histidine kinase → MATKSKRKQKNITRNIFIKTLLFCVLLSFCLYQSIHFLLLHYDKEHSKNTSEIQTVENTLSNTNSEKHKAFSRSMSEWPPSIIDIQAIYTIVGHVLQPSRDEKTKEHIQVQNGPDKKDENELPTQIEKEQAKNSALHIKNATNETNKLNNSSNLANVLEQLAPQIGLTMFAICLIGSFIYTKLIAKPFQCMNEALQEIMSLDFSDEQSLKKNEDLDLQAIASQAQNTVKNLHETNKELRNELEIAHQVEEDRKKFMSVMSHELKTPIAAVMGQLDGMIYGIGAYKDRDKYLRRSYEMMQDINKLTEKMSELSKTNNPQFNPHLEIISLSCMIEDIMNKVDYFIHVKQLKVQSNIKQDVRILADYKFIKTAIFNIISNAIHYTIDHQHIYIKLYEKSNGYVLEVLNTGAQIEEEKLAHLFEPFYRGNPSQHGLVQGSGLGLYIVKQVLDKHKFPYGIQNTPQGVKCSIVFPKLM